CGCTCGATGTCCTGGCGCAACTTGGCCATGTCGCCGACCGGACGGCGGCCGAGCAGTTGATCGGTGACGCCGAGGCACTGCAGGAACGCCTCGCCGTTCTCGCCGCCGCGCAGGATGTGCAGGGCGAGCACGTCGGCCCAGGTGCGCTCGAGCAGGATGCGCAGCACCCCGCGCGTGGCGGGCTGGCCGACCAGTCGCTCGTTCATGAGTTCGGCGGCGCGTCGGCGTGCGCGCTCGAGCTTGTCGCGGCCGTCCATCGCCTCGATCTGGCGGCGCTCCGCCACGTGCGCCTTGCGGGCGAGATGGGCGATCTGCCGCTCGATGCCGGCACGCCACGCCGGGTCCACCACCTGGGCCTGGCTCGCCTCGAGCACGACGCGCTCGAGGTGGTCGAGCAGGGCCGCGTCAGGTTCTCCGTCGGCGGGATCCAACCACGTACGGGCAGCCTCGCCGACGGTTTCCAGCAGCGCGCGGGCGGGATGCGATGGCTCGTCGAAGAAACCGCGATCGTTCATCGCCGCGCGCAGCATCGGCCATTGCAGCCCGCCCAGCAGCGATCGTCCCCGGCCGACCGCGCCGAGTTCGCCGGCCAGGCTTTCGAAGAGCATGGCGGTGAGGGTGACCGTGTCGTCCTGTTCGGCCGTGAGTTCCGCCGGCGGCGAGCCGCGCGGACGGCCACGCTCGAGTTGCGCCACCAGTTCTTCGCGTAACGCATGGGCGCTGCGGATCTCTCGCCGGGCGGCATCGGTCACGTCGGCGACGTGGCCTTGCAAGGCGTGCAGCGCGGTCTGCAATTCCTGGTCGCTCGCCAGCCGTGGTGCCGGGCCCGTGCCGCGGACGTGTCCCGCGCGTCCGGCGAGCAACGCGCGCAGGCCTTCGAGCACGCCGATATGGCCTTCGGTGGTGCGCGTGTCCGGCGACGCGGCCGGTTCGCGCGGCGTGACCGGATGGCTCAGCCGCACGTTGGGAAACACGCGAAACCCCGGGAGGATGCCGTGCGTGCGGTAATGATCGTTGAGCGCGGTGTAGAAGGTATCCACCGGCGCGAAGACGTGCGCATCCACCGCCTTGAAGAGGAGGAGCACGTGCGCCGGCTCCAGCGATATCGGTCGCGCGGCGTCTTCCAGCGCGGCGGCGAGCACGCGCGGGCCCACCGGCAGGACGTCGGCTTCCAGCGGCGCGCTGCCGGCCAACACCGCCATGCGGTAACCCAGCTCGAAGAGGTTGGCGGCACTGCGCGATTCCGCGCGGGCGGCCATGCTCGCCAATGCGTCCGTGCGCTCCTGTTCGCCCGGATCGACCAGGCTCAGGGCCGCATGGCCGCCGTCGGACGGCTCGCGTGGGAGCGATTCGCCGAAATGGCGAAAACGCTGGGTGAGGAAGGCGGCGAAACGATGGCGAAAACCGGCGCCTTCGCGCTCGGCGATGGCGCGGCCATCGAAGCACGCCTGTTGCTCGAGCGGGTTGCGACTGCTTTCGGCGGCGGCGAACAGGCGGCCGTCGAGATCGCGCAAGGCATGGCGCAGCGGCGCGTCGAGCCAAGTGAGGCACAGCGACAGCCCTTGCTGCGCTTCGCGTTCGGCACGCGGCGAGAGGGGGACGGGATGCGTACCCATCCGGCCTTGCGACGGCGGCGTGCCTGGATTCATCGATGATGGGTCCTCCCCTAACCCCGGATCGAGTGTAGGAGGCGCCGCGTGTGCCCCGCCAGCCGCCGGACGGTGGGATTTCGGCTAGGGCGAATGGCCTAGGCGGGGCTTGCCGCGATGGCCATCGTGGACAGGGTCCGCTCCCACCCTCCGGTTAGGAGGGCTTGCTACCGGAGGGTAGGAGCGGACCCTGTCCGCGAAACCGACGGAGCTAATCCATGAAGGCTTCGATGACGTCGTTCAGGAAACGCTGTCCCCGTTCCGTCGTGCGCAG
This window of the Luteibacter aegosomatis genome carries:
- a CDS encoding DUF1631 family protein — encoded protein: MNPGTPPSQGRMGTHPVPLSPRAEREAQQGLSLCLTWLDAPLRHALRDLDGRLFAAAESSRNPLEQQACFDGRAIAEREGAGFRHRFAAFLTQRFRHFGESLPREPSDGGHAALSLVDPGEQERTDALASMAARAESRSAANLFELGYRMAVLAGSAPLEADVLPVGPRVLAAALEDAARPISLEPAHVLLLFKAVDAHVFAPVDTFYTALNDHYRTHGILPGFRVFPNVRLSHPVTPREPAASPDTRTTEGHIGVLEGLRALLAGRAGHVRGTGPAPRLASDQELQTALHALQGHVADVTDAARREIRSAHALREELVAQLERGRPRGSPPAELTAEQDDTVTLTAMLFESLAGELGAVGRGRSLLGGLQWPMLRAAMNDRGFFDEPSHPARALLETVGEAARTWLDPADGEPDAALLDHLERVVLEASQAQVVDPAWRAGIERQIAHLARKAHVAERRQIEAMDGRDKLERARRRAAELMNERLVGQPATRGVLRILLERTWADVLALHILRGGENGEAFLQCLGVTDQLLGRRPVGDMAKLRQDIERGLEHLGMHPVEASQVAAGVFDGPESDAAPTATDVALRLKQRPRLGEGTAHGEPRPTVEPTPLDPAARAIHAGFAQLRFGTWFEFRKADGGTARRKLAWFSPATGHCLFVTARGTRIEDIDLTRLAGLIAAGEAWEWKEQRLSMIDRAWRAVTRNLRRDRGTDDGGRQAGHG